In the genome of Staphylococcus durrellii, one region contains:
- a CDS encoding aspartate kinase produces the protein MNRSVLKFGGSSVSDFTKIRNIAEMLKLRVDNGEQLIVVVSAMGKTTDQLMENVSAVTENPKDEELALLLTTGEQQTVSYLSMMLNDLGVNAKAMTGYQAGIKTVGHHLKSRIAEINPETFNQSFETNDVLVVAGFQGINDSFELTTLGRGGSDTTAVALAASNQTPCEIYTDVDGVYATDPRLYKQAKRLSYVSYEEMMEMSALGAGVLETRSVELANNYDIPIYLGRTLSNVKGTWIMAQADLLEKKAVTGVALDTHMMHVTISYPLPDDKLLTQLFTKLEEGSVNVDMISQIVNIEGLQMSFTIKDTDAIQITNILEKLSEDFNALDFKINEEYVKISLIGSGMRDMSGVASKAFMTLIANNIPFYQTTTSEISISYVIDAHNGERAVTNLYESFDI, from the coding sequence GTGAATAGAAGTGTTTTAAAGTTTGGCGGTTCGTCCGTCAGCGATTTTACGAAAATTAGAAATATTGCGGAAATGTTGAAACTTAGAGTTGATAACGGTGAACAGCTTATTGTGGTGGTCAGTGCCATGGGTAAAACCACTGATCAATTAATGGAAAATGTCAGTGCAGTTACTGAAAACCCTAAAGATGAAGAATTGGCATTGTTATTAACTACGGGTGAACAACAAACAGTGTCATACCTTTCCATGATGCTAAATGATTTAGGCGTAAATGCTAAGGCAATGACTGGCTATCAAGCAGGTATTAAAACCGTTGGCCATCATTTGAAAAGTCGTATAGCAGAAATTAATCCTGAAACGTTTAACCAGTCGTTCGAAACGAACGATGTACTTGTGGTAGCAGGTTTCCAAGGTATCAATGATTCATTTGAATTAACGACGTTAGGTCGTGGTGGTTCAGATACAACTGCTGTAGCATTAGCGGCGAGTAATCAAACCCCTTGCGAAATTTACACTGATGTTGACGGTGTTTATGCTACTGACCCAAGACTTTATAAACAAGCCAAACGCCTATCTTACGTTTCTTATGAAGAAATGATGGAAATGAGCGCGCTTGGCGCAGGCGTATTAGAGACAAGAAGTGTAGAACTTGCAAACAATTATGATATCCCTATTTATTTAGGAAGAACTTTATCGAATGTGAAAGGAACATGGATTATGGCACAAGCAGATTTATTAGAGAAAAAAGCAGTAACTGGCGTAGCATTGGATACACATATGATGCATGTGACAATCAGTTACCCGTTACCTGATGACAAGTTATTAACACAATTATTTACTAAACTAGAAGAAGGTTCGGTAAATGTTGATATGATATCTCAAATTGTTAATATAGAAGGATTACAGATGTCATTCACAATTAAAGATACAGATGCAATTCAAATTACTAATATTTTAGAGAAATTGTCAGAAGATTTTAACGCTTTAGACTTCAAGATTAATGAGGAATACGTTAAAATTTCATTAATCGGCTCTGGTATGAGAGATATGTCGGGTGTTGCATCTAAAGCCTTTATGACATTAATCGCTAATAACATTCCCTTTTATCAAACAACAACTTCAGAAATAAGCATTTCTTATGTGATTGATGCTCATAATGGTGAACGTGCAGTTACAAATTTATATGAATCTTTCGATATTTAA
- a CDS encoding aldo/keto reductase: MENLNMLDGQVLPVLGFGTYKLNGTQGVHAVVNALNNGYRLLDTAYNYENEGTVGKAIESSHVARDQIIVTSKLPGRYHDYDSAMIAIQESIYRLNVDYIDLYLIHWPNPKQGKYVEAWTALIAAQKAGLVKSIGVCNFLPEHIETLEKETGVLPAVNQIELHPFFNQKDVLEYHQEKGIIIEAWSPLGRNVNIMNHEVIQQIADKYNKTTVQIILKWHIQNGVVPIPKSASNVRQLQNIDVFDFYLESEDLAQIDALTKDDGRRKDQDPAEYEEF, translated from the coding sequence TTGGAAAATTTAAATATGTTAGATGGACAAGTATTACCAGTTTTAGGATTTGGTACATATAAATTGAACGGAACTCAAGGTGTTCATGCAGTTGTAAATGCACTAAATAACGGTTATCGTTTATTAGATACTGCGTACAACTATGAAAATGAAGGCACTGTAGGTAAAGCTATCGAGAGTAGTCATGTAGCGAGAGATCAAATTATTGTAACTTCTAAATTACCTGGCCGTTATCATGATTATGATTCTGCCATGATTGCTATTCAAGAATCTATTTATCGTCTCAATGTAGATTATATTGATTTATATTTAATTCATTGGCCAAACCCAAAACAAGGCAAATATGTAGAAGCATGGACCGCTTTAATTGCTGCTCAAAAAGCAGGATTAGTAAAATCAATCGGTGTATGTAACTTTCTGCCGGAACATATTGAGACTTTAGAAAAAGAAACTGGTGTATTACCTGCTGTTAACCAAATTGAATTACACCCATTCTTTAACCAAAAAGATGTACTTGAATATCACCAAGAAAAAGGTATCATTATCGAAGCGTGGAGTCCCCTAGGTAGAAACGTAAATATTATGAATCATGAAGTTATTCAACAAATAGCAGATAAATATAATAAAACTACAGTACAAATCATTTTGAAATGGCATATTCAAAATGGTGTGGTCCCTATCCCTAAATCTGCTTCTAATGTTAGACAACTACAAAATATTGATGTTTTCGATTTTTATTTAGAAAGTGAAGATTTGGCTCAAATTGATGCACTTACTAAGGACGATGGTAGACGTAAAGATCAAGATCCTGCAGAATACGAAGAGTTTTAA
- a CDS encoding ABC-F family ATP-binding cassette domain-containing protein: MLQVTDVSLRFGDRKLFEDVNIKFTEGNCYGLIGANGAGKSTFLKILSGELDAQTGHVSMGKNERLAVLKQDHFAYEDERVLDVVIKGHERLYEVMKEKDEIYMKPDFNDEDGIKAAELEGEFAEMNGWNAEADAGSLLSGLGISADLQDKHMSELENNQKVKVLLAQSLFGEPDVLLLDEPTNGLDIPAISWLEDFLINFENTVIVVSHDRHFLNNVCTHIADLDYGKIKVYVGNYDFWYQSSQLAMKMAQEQNKKKEEKIKELQDFVARFSANASKSKQATSRKKQLEKIELDDIQPSSRRYPFVKFTPEREIGNDLLFVENVSKTIDGVKVLDNISFTMNPNDKAVLIGDSEFAKTTLLKILAGEMEPDEGTVKWGVTTSQSYFPKDNSDYFEGINTNLVDWLRQYAPEDEQTETFLRGFLGRMLFSGEEVKKKASVLSGGEKVRCMLSKMMLSSANVLLLDEPTNHLDLESITAVNDGLKSFKGSIIFTSYDFEFINTIANRVIDLNQPGGLSKEVSYEAYLQETGVLTKA; encoded by the coding sequence ATGTTACAAGTTACTGATGTAAGTTTACGATTTGGTGATCGTAAATTATTCGAAGACGTAAATATTAAATTTACTGAAGGCAATTGTTACGGATTAATTGGAGCAAATGGTGCAGGTAAATCAACTTTTCTTAAAATACTTTCGGGAGAGTTAGATGCTCAAACGGGTCATGTCTCTATGGGTAAAAATGAACGTTTAGCTGTATTAAAACAAGATCATTTCGCTTATGAAGATGAGCGTGTATTAGATGTTGTTATTAAAGGGCATGAAAGACTTTATGAAGTAATGAAAGAAAAAGATGAAATTTATATGAAACCGGATTTCAATGACGAGGATGGTATTAAAGCTGCAGAATTAGAAGGCGAATTTGCCGAAATGAATGGTTGGAATGCAGAAGCGGATGCAGGTTCCTTGCTATCTGGTTTAGGTATAAGTGCAGATTTACAAGACAAGCATATGTCTGAATTAGAGAATAATCAAAAAGTTAAAGTGTTATTGGCACAAAGTCTATTTGGTGAACCAGACGTATTACTTCTAGACGAACCTACAAATGGTCTTGATATTCCAGCTATTAGTTGGTTAGAGGACTTTTTAATTAATTTCGAAAATACAGTTATTGTTGTGTCTCACGATAGACACTTTTTAAATAATGTATGTACACATATCGCAGACTTAGACTACGGTAAAATTAAAGTTTATGTAGGTAATTATGATTTCTGGTACCAATCTAGTCAATTAGCTATGAAAATGGCACAAGAACAAAACAAGAAAAAAGAAGAAAAAATTAAAGAGTTACAAGATTTCGTTGCACGTTTCTCTGCTAATGCTTCTAAATCAAAACAAGCAACAAGTAGAAAGAAACAGCTTGAAAAAATTGAATTAGATGATATTCAACCATCTTCCCGCAGATATCCATTTGTGAAATTCACACCGGAACGTGAAATCGGTAATGATTTACTCTTTGTTGAAAATGTCTCTAAGACTATTGATGGTGTGAAAGTATTGGATAACATTTCGTTTACTATGAACCCAAATGATAAGGCAGTATTAATTGGTGATAGTGAATTCGCTAAAACGACGTTACTTAAAATTTTAGCTGGCGAAATGGAACCTGACGAAGGCACAGTTAAATGGGGAGTGACAACTTCACAAAGTTACTTCCCTAAAGATAATTCAGATTACTTCGAAGGTATCAATACGAACCTAGTCGACTGGTTAAGACAATATGCTCCTGAGGATGAACAAACTGAAACGTTCTTACGAGGTTTCTTAGGACGTATGTTATTTAGTGGTGAAGAAGTTAAGAAAAAAGCTAGCGTCTTATCAGGTGGTGAAAAAGTACGTTGTATGTTGAGCAAAATGATGCTTTCAAGTGCCAATGTACTATTACTAGACGAACCAACAAACCACTTAGATTTAGAAAGTATTACGGCTGTAAATGATGGCTTAAAATCATTTAAAGGTTCAATCATCTTTACTTCATATGATTTTGAATTCATCAATACGATTGCTAATCGTGTAATTGATTTAAATCAACCAGGTGGCTTATCAAAAGAAGTTTCATACGAGGCATATTTACAAGAAACGGGTGTATTAACTAAGGCTTAA
- a CDS encoding aspartate-semialdehyde dehydrogenase, protein MTKLAVAGATGLVGRKMLETLDRKNISFDELVLFSSARSAGVEVEFQGKTYTVQELTEEAASEHFDFVLMSAGGSTSEHFSPIFEQAGAIVIDNSSQWRMTEGIDLIVPEVNEPKLNRKIIANPNCSTIQSVVPLKVLQDAYGIERVAYTTYQAVSGSGVKGKQDLAEGANGKQPEAYPHPIYNNVLPHIDVFLEDGYTKEEQKMIDETRKILKEDELKVTATCVRVPVQDSHSVHMSVTLNKETSVEAIQQLFEQDDRVVLVDNPANNEYPLAIHSTGRDEVFVGRIRRDETLDNTFHVWCTSDNLLKGAALNAVQILEQVMSLKGVK, encoded by the coding sequence ATGACAAAATTAGCAGTAGCAGGAGCAACAGGATTAGTAGGAAGAAAAATGTTAGAAACACTTGATAGAAAAAATATTTCGTTTGATGAATTAGTATTATTTTCATCAGCTAGATCAGCTGGTGTCGAAGTTGAATTCCAAGGAAAAACTTATACTGTACAGGAATTAACTGAAGAAGCGGCAAGTGAGCACTTTGATTTTGTATTAATGAGTGCAGGAGGAAGTACAAGTGAGCACTTCTCCCCTATTTTTGAGCAAGCGGGCGCAATCGTTATTGATAATTCAAGTCAGTGGAGAATGACAGAAGGTATTGATTTAATTGTGCCAGAAGTAAATGAACCGAAATTAAATCGTAAAATCATTGCCAATCCGAATTGTTCGACAATACAATCAGTAGTACCTTTAAAAGTATTACAAGATGCATATGGTATTGAAAGAGTAGCATATACAACATATCAAGCTGTATCAGGTTCTGGTGTTAAAGGAAAACAAGATTTAGCTGAAGGCGCGAATGGTAAACAACCTGAAGCATATCCTCACCCTATATATAACAATGTATTACCACATATCGATGTGTTTTTAGAAGATGGCTATACTAAAGAAGAACAAAAAATGATTGATGAAACACGTAAAATATTAAAAGAAGACGAGTTAAAAGTTACGGCTACTTGTGTTCGTGTTCCTGTACAAGACAGTCATAGCGTGCACATGAGTGTAACATTGAATAAAGAAACTTCAGTAGAAGCTATACAACAATTATTTGAGCAAGATGACCGTGTCGTACTAGTTGATAATCCAGCAAACAATGAATATCCATTAGCTATTCATTCTACAGGCAGAGACGAAGTGTTCGTCGGACGTATTCGTAGAGATGAGACATTAGATAATACTTTCCATGTATGGTGTACTTCTGACAACTTATTAAAAGGCGCAGCATTGAATGCCGTTCAAATTTTAGAACAAGTAATGAGTCTGAAAGGAGTTAAATAA
- the dapB gene encoding 4-hydroxy-tetrahydrodipicolinate reductase: MKILLIGYGAMNERVARLAEEKGHKITGVVVRDSSKSYPYPTFEKISEANEADVAIDFSNPELLLPLLDDSFELPLVIATTGEKETIISKLKELSKRMPVFFSANMSYGVHALTKILEAAVPLLQDYDIELTEAHHNKKVDAPSGTLVKLYDVIESLRDKTSPVYDRHENTEKRKPEEIGIHAKRGGTIVGEHEVLFAGIDETIEITHRAQSKDIFANGAISAAERLINKSNDFYTFDNL, translated from the coding sequence ATGAAGATACTTCTAATCGGTTATGGTGCTATGAATGAACGTGTAGCAAGATTAGCTGAAGAAAAAGGACATAAAATCACTGGTGTTGTAGTTAGGGATAGTAGCAAATCATATCCCTACCCTACTTTTGAAAAAATTTCAGAAGCAAACGAAGCTGATGTAGCCATTGATTTCTCAAACCCTGAATTATTATTACCATTACTAGATGATTCTTTTGAACTCCCTTTAGTTATTGCGACTACTGGTGAAAAAGAAACTATTATTAGTAAATTAAAAGAGTTAAGTAAACGTATGCCTGTATTTTTCAGTGCAAATATGAGTTACGGTGTTCATGCGCTTACTAAAATTTTAGAAGCCGCAGTACCACTTTTACAGGATTATGATATTGAATTGACAGAAGCACATCATAATAAAAAAGTAGATGCACCTAGTGGTACCTTAGTTAAACTATATGATGTAATTGAATCATTAAGAGATAAAACGTCGCCAGTCTATGACCGCCACGAAAACACAGAAAAAAGAAAGCCTGAAGAAATTGGCATTCATGCTAAACGTGGTGGTACTATAGTAGGTGAACACGAAGTATTATTTGCTGGTATCGATGAAACGATCGAAATTACTCATCGCGCACAATCAAAAGATATTTTTGCTAATGGAGCCATTAGTGCAGCAGAAAGATTAATCAACAAGTCAAATGACTTCTATACATTTGATAATTTATAA
- a CDS encoding M20 metallopeptidase family protein: MNEQEFVTKHRRYLHQHPELSLHEFETTKYIASFLDELGVKYERPLETGLIAYLPGNGEKTIAFRADIDALPIFEENDVNYRSLNDNVMHACGHDGHTTALMLFVRRCKEWSDQGQLPQNVVFIFQPAEETGGGANRLIKANAFENYPIEAVFGIHVMPFVEEGSVAIRDEEITASATEYRFYLNGLSSHVADKEQGHSCGEALQHVLSQVGNIQQYHLNGLKRNIVHMGRFEAGEAINTVPSNGYLEGTIRTYDENDLAIVKEQMFKIADSVKSLFNVECEVDFAEGYPPTYNSPKLRNNVENALKNAELKVIDKTTPYLFGEDFSFYSQLAPSYFVFVGTKDEAKGYVTGLHTSHLNFNEYMLIKVADYYQQILFNYDEV, encoded by the coding sequence ATGAATGAACAAGAATTTGTAACAAAACATAGACGTTATCTACATCAACATCCAGAGTTAAGTTTACATGAATTTGAAACAACAAAATATATTGCTTCTTTTTTAGATGAACTAGGCGTAAAGTATGAGCGCCCTTTAGAAACAGGATTGATCGCATATCTGCCTGGTAATGGTGAAAAAACAATTGCCTTCCGTGCTGATATAGACGCTCTTCCTATATTTGAAGAAAACGATGTTAATTATAGAAGTTTGAATGACAATGTTATGCATGCATGTGGACATGATGGTCATACGACTGCGTTAATGTTATTTGTTCGTCGTTGTAAGGAGTGGTCAGATCAAGGACAACTACCTCAAAACGTAGTCTTTATTTTCCAACCAGCTGAAGAAACTGGCGGCGGTGCCAATAGACTAATCAAAGCTAATGCATTTGAAAATTACCCTATTGAAGCTGTATTTGGTATTCATGTAATGCCATTTGTTGAGGAAGGTTCAGTTGCGATTCGAGATGAGGAAATTACAGCAAGTGCTACAGAATACCGTTTTTATTTAAACGGTTTATCGAGCCATGTTGCCGACAAAGAACAAGGTCATTCTTGTGGTGAAGCGCTACAACATGTATTATCTCAAGTCGGTAATATTCAGCAATATCACTTAAACGGTTTGAAAAGAAATATTGTACATATGGGTCGATTTGAAGCGGGTGAAGCTATTAACACTGTGCCAAGTAATGGCTATTTGGAAGGTACAATACGTACTTATGATGAAAACGACTTAGCCATTGTTAAAGAACAAATGTTTAAAATAGCTGATAGCGTAAAATCATTATTTAATGTTGAATGTGAAGTAGACTTTGCTGAAGGTTATCCACCTACTTATAATAGCCCTAAATTAAGAAATAACGTAGAAAACGCATTAAAAAATGCTGAATTAAAAGTTATAGATAAAACAACGCCTTATCTTTTCGGTGAAGATTTTAGTTTCTATAGTCAATTAGCGCCTAGTTATTTTGTGTTTGTTGGCACTAAAGATGAAGCTAAAGGTTATGTAACCGGTTTACATACTTCACATTTAAATTTTAATGAATATATGTTGATTAAAGTTGCTGATTATTATCAACAAATACTATTTAATTATGATGAGGTGTAA
- the dapD gene encoding 2,3,4,5-tetrahydropyridine-2,6-dicarboxylate N-acetyltransferase has protein sequence MVQNLSAEEIIQYISDEKKSTPLKVYANGNFANTTFPESFKVFGSEDSKVIFCEADEWKTFYDNNQDSIEELEIEMDRRNSAIPLKDLTNTNARIEPGAFIREQATIEDGAVVMMGATINIGAVVGEGTMIDMNATLGGRATTGKNVHVGAGSVLAGVIEPPSASPVIIEDDVLIGANAVILEGVTVGQGAIVAAGAIVTQDVPAGAVVAGTPAKVIKQTSEVEDSKREIVSALRNLNN, from the coding sequence ATGGTACAAAATTTATCAGCAGAAGAAATTATTCAATATATTAGTGACGAAAAAAAATCAACACCTTTGAAAGTATATGCAAATGGTAACTTTGCAAATACAACTTTCCCAGAATCATTTAAAGTATTCGGTTCAGAGGATTCAAAAGTAATTTTTTGTGAAGCAGATGAATGGAAAACATTTTACGACAATAACCAAGACAGCATAGAAGAATTAGAAATTGAAATGGATCGTCGAAATTCAGCTATTCCATTAAAAGACTTAACAAACACAAACGCTCGTATTGAGCCAGGTGCATTTATTAGAGAACAAGCTACTATTGAAGACGGTGCTGTTGTAATGATGGGTGCTACAATTAATATTGGCGCTGTTGTTGGTGAAGGAACGATGATTGATATGAATGCTACTTTAGGTGGCAGAGCAACGACAGGTAAAAATGTGCACGTTGGTGCTGGTTCAGTGCTAGCAGGTGTTATTGAGCCACCAAGTGCTTCTCCAGTTATCATTGAAGACGATGTATTAATTGGTGCTAATGCAGTGATTCTTGAAGGTGTTACAGTTGGACAAGGCGCAATTGTTGCAGCTGGTGCAATCGTAACGCAAGACGTGCCTGCAGGAGCTGTAGTAGCTGGTACACCAGCAAAAGTAATTAAACAAACGAGTGAAGTAGAAGATTCAAAACGTGAAATTGTATCTGCTTTAAGAAATTTAAATAACTAA
- the lysA gene encoding diaminopimelate decarboxylase, whose translation MTVEYNAYGELSMGGTSLKTVAQSFGTPTIVYDETQIRTQMQRYHEAFKQSGLKYNISYASKAFTCIQMVKLVEEENLELDVVSEGELYTALEAGFDPSHIHFHGNNKTKREIQYALENKVGYIVIDSLDEIDIINKYASETVNVVLRLNPGVEAHTHEFIQTGQEDSKFGLSIKHGLAIKGVEAVNNADKLNLKGVHFHVGSQIEGTEAMIETAKMVINWLSEQEIKVELINLGGGFSIKYVEGDVSFPIEDGIAEITTAIKTIAKEVNYPIPEIGIEPGRSIVGEAGITLYEVGTIKEIPNVNKYVSVDGGMSDHIRTALYDASYEALLVNRNEEADETVTLAGKLCESGDIIIKNAKLPSSISRGDFIAILSTGAYHYSMASNYNQMQKPSVFFLKDGKAREVIKRQSLRQLIINDTK comes from the coding sequence ATGACTGTAGAATATAACGCATACGGCGAACTATCGATGGGAGGCACGAGTCTTAAAACTGTTGCACAAAGTTTTGGCACGCCTACTATTGTTTACGATGAAACACAAATTAGAACACAGATGCAACGCTATCATGAAGCTTTTAAGCAAAGTGGTTTAAAATATAACATTTCATATGCTTCAAAGGCATTTACTTGTATTCAAATGGTTAAGCTTGTTGAAGAAGAAAACTTAGAATTAGATGTTGTCTCTGAAGGAGAATTATATACAGCACTTGAGGCTGGTTTTGATCCTAGTCATATTCATTTTCACGGCAATAATAAAACAAAGCGAGAAATTCAATATGCACTAGAAAATAAAGTTGGTTATATCGTTATTGATTCATTAGATGAAATCGATATTATTAATAAATATGCTTCTGAAACAGTCAATGTAGTATTACGTTTAAATCCTGGTGTAGAAGCTCATACACACGAGTTTATTCAAACTGGTCAAGAAGATAGTAAATTTGGTTTATCTATTAAACATGGCTTAGCAATTAAAGGTGTAGAAGCGGTAAATAATGCGGATAAATTAAATTTAAAAGGTGTTCATTTCCATGTTGGTTCTCAAATTGAAGGTACTGAAGCGATGATTGAAACTGCTAAAATGGTTATTAATTGGTTAAGTGAACAAGAAATTAAAGTTGAGCTAATAAACTTAGGTGGTGGCTTTAGTATTAAATACGTTGAGGGAGATGTAAGTTTTCCTATTGAAGATGGTATCGCAGAAATTACGACAGCGATTAAAACAATTGCTAAAGAAGTAAACTACCCTATTCCTGAAATTGGCATCGAACCTGGACGTTCTATCGTCGGCGAAGCAGGTATTACATTATACGAAGTTGGCACTATCAAGGAAATACCTAATGTTAATAAGTACGTTTCTGTAGATGGTGGTATGAGTGATCATATCAGAACTGCATTATATGACGCTAGTTATGAAGCATTACTTGTTAATCGAAATGAAGAAGCAGATGAAACTGTAACACTTGCTGGTAAATTATGCGAATCTGGTGATATTATTATAAAAAATGCGAAGTTACCTTCTTCAATAAGCAGAGGAGACTTTATTGCTATTTTATCAACTGGAGCTTATCACTATTCTATGGCATCAAATTATAATCAAATGCAAAAGCCTTCAGTATTTTTCTTGAAAGATGGTAAAGCTAGAGAAGTGATTAAAAGACAATCATTAAGACAATTAATTATTAATGATACTAAATAA
- a CDS encoding alanine racemase: MTAIWSVDKQTFLNNVQTVKQQNNIMAVVKNNAYHYGLEFAVEQFLTAGIDTFSTTSLKEAVRVRKIAPNATIFLMNAVYEFEPLRTYNIEMTLPSLSYYYNHYEDLAGIKIHLEYENLLHRSGLKNINEIIEVLEHHHSNTNTEKMIINGLWTHFGYADEFGVPDYEQEKEAWLQVVDTVLAAGYSFNMIHAQNSASYYREDGILPQHTHARVGIALYGSRPYSTVDEQDIVQSLTVKGNVIQIREVQQGQYCGYSFAFEAVKDNTKLAVVDIGYGDGILKARAQHEAIINGKRYPIRALMMSHMFVEVDDTINAQDEVILYNNDIRVDEFTFKGVGANSEQLSAMNHDSLIKEYR; the protein is encoded by the coding sequence ATGACAGCAATTTGGTCGGTAGACAAACAAACTTTTTTAAACAACGTTCAAACTGTTAAACAACAAAATAATATTATGGCAGTCGTTAAAAATAACGCTTACCACTATGGATTAGAATTTGCCGTAGAACAATTTTTAACAGCGGGTATTGATACTTTTAGTACGACCTCTTTGAAAGAAGCCGTTAGAGTGAGAAAAATCGCGCCAAATGCAACGATATTTTTAATGAACGCCGTATATGAATTTGAACCATTAAGAACATACAACATTGAAATGACTTTACCTTCCCTATCATATTATTACAATCATTATGAAGATTTGGCTGGTATTAAAATTCATTTGGAATATGAAAATTTATTACATCGTTCCGGATTGAAAAATATAAACGAAATCATTGAAGTGTTAGAGCATCATCACAGCAATACTAATACAGAGAAAATGATTATTAATGGCCTGTGGACTCACTTCGGATACGCTGATGAATTTGGGGTTCCTGATTATGAACAAGAAAAAGAAGCGTGGTTACAGGTCGTAGATACTGTGCTTGCTGCAGGTTATTCATTTAATATGATACATGCACAAAATAGTGCTAGTTATTACCGTGAAGACGGTATATTACCACAACATACACATGCAAGAGTAGGCATTGCGTTATATGGTTCTAGACCGTATAGTACGGTAGATGAACAAGATATTGTGCAATCTTTAACGGTTAAAGGTAATGTAATTCAAATTAGAGAAGTTCAACAAGGACAATATTGTGGTTATAGTTTTGCTTTTGAAGCAGTTAAAGATAACACCAAACTTGCAGTTGTCGATATCGGTTATGGTGACGGAATATTAAAAGCACGTGCACAGCATGAAGCAATTATAAATGGTAAGCGATATCCTATTAGAGCTTTAATGATGAGTCATATGTTTGTAGAAGTTGACGATACGATAAATGCACAAGACGAAGTAATACTATATAATAATGATATACGTGTCGATGAATTTACGTTTAAAGGTGTGGGGGCAAACTCAGAACAATTAAGCGCAATGAACCATGATTCATTAATAAAGGAGTATAGATAA
- the dapA gene encoding 4-hydroxy-tetrahydrodipicolinate synthase: MAHIFEGVGVALTTPFTHNEIDYIALRKHVNYLIDNNAKSIVVNGTTAENPTLTEDEKNQVLEEVVNTVNGRIPVIAGTGTNNTQKSIQASVKARELGADAIMLITPYYNKTNQRGLIQHFTTIADAAKLPVVLYNVPSRTNMTIEVDTVVELSKNEYIVALKDATNDFDYLATLQQKLDLDNFALYSGNDDNIVRYFNDGGHGVISVIANVIPKAIQNLYETSQQNDDVEALYQPIGTLLDALSVDVNPIPIKVLTTVEGFGNYEVRLPLVTLEDDDRKALEDAYNQYKAGDNV; the protein is encoded by the coding sequence ATGGCACATATTTTTGAAGGTGTAGGCGTAGCATTAACCACTCCATTTACACATAATGAAATCGATTATATTGCACTAAGAAAGCATGTAAACTATTTGATAGATAACAATGCAAAATCAATTGTGGTTAATGGTACAACAGCTGAAAATCCTACCTTAACAGAAGATGAAAAAAATCAAGTTTTAGAAGAAGTCGTAAATACAGTAAATGGCAGAATTCCTGTAATAGCAGGCACGGGTACCAACAATACACAGAAATCAATTCAAGCCTCTGTTAAAGCAAGAGAGCTTGGCGCAGATGCGATTATGTTAATCACACCGTATTATAATAAAACCAATCAACGTGGTTTAATCCAACATTTTACTACTATCGCAGATGCAGCGAAATTGCCAGTCGTACTATACAACGTCCCTTCTCGTACGAATATGACGATTGAAGTAGATACAGTAGTTGAATTAAGCAAAAATGAATACATTGTTGCATTAAAAGATGCTACAAATGATTTTGATTATTTAGCAACACTTCAACAAAAATTAGATTTAGATAACTTTGCTTTATATAGCGGTAATGATGATAATATTGTTCGTTATTTCAATGATGGCGGCCATGGTGTTATTTCAGTAATAGCTAATGTCATTCCTAAAGCAATTCAAAATTTATACGAAACAAGTCAACAAAATGATGATGTCGAAGCATTATATCAACCCATTGGAACACTATTAGATGCGCTTTCTGTTGATGTAAATCCAATACCTATCAAAGTTTTAACGACTGTTGAAGGATTTGGAAATTATGAAGTACGCCTTCCTTTAGTTACTTTAGAGGACGATGATAGAAAAGCTTTAGAAGATGCATATAATCAATACAAAGCAGGTGACAACGTATGA